In Archocentrus centrarchus isolate MPI-CPG fArcCen1 chromosome 24, fArcCen1, whole genome shotgun sequence, one DNA window encodes the following:
- the LOC115774947 gene encoding LOW QUALITY PROTEIN: protein ripply2-like (The sequence of the model RefSeq protein was modified relative to this genomic sequence to represent the inferred CDS: inserted 2 bases in 2 codons) translates to METLGDASKRNLARXFQALIKRSFLPSSSHPQNTLRKADHRKEXMEACTNKSGLSSRSNGDNSSQQSDLWRPWFRNEGKNVERKTFSTHEDLTGATEPKTPQVIHPVKLYWPKSRFFDYLYRDAEILLRNYPVQAAICPYEDSSSDEDNDDEEEEVEKEQN, encoded by the exons ATGGAAACACTTGGGGACGCGTCAAAACGCAATTTGGCAC GCTTCCAGGCCCTGATAAAAAGAAGCTTCCTGCCTTCATCCTCACATCCGCAGAACACTTTACGCAAAGCTGACCACCGCAAGG CCATGGAGGCTTGCACCAACAAGAGTGGATTATCGTCTCGTTCTAATGGAGACAATTCGAGCCAGCAGTCCGATTTGTGGAGACCATGGTTTCGAAATGAGGGCAAAAATGTCGAACGCAAG ACGTTTTCAACACATGAAGACCTCACTGGTGCAACAGAACCCAAAACACCTCAAGTCATCCATCCAGTCAA GTTGTACTGGCCAAAATCGAGATTTTTTGATTATCTGTATCGGGACGCAGAAATACTCCTCCGCAACTATCCGGTTCAAGCAGCCATCTGCCCCTACGAAGACTCCAGCAGCGACGAAGACAacgatgatgaagaggaggaggttgaAAAGGAGCAAAACTAA